From one Bordetella genomosp. 9 genomic stretch:
- a CDS encoding chorismate--pyruvate lyase family protein: MKIPHPRSRGWTPHPLPACTPTQKFWLFRPGALTAGLRQLGEFRLRVLAEYAQAAPADEARAMRLRPGSMVWVREVLMSVDGIDAVAARSLTPLEASRGIWQGMRRLRTRPLADMLYHDRTVRRTAFECRRLAPGVPFYATARAVVAEAADGSADGKVVDIRYWPRGANLNMNANPHGARQAAIDRASRILARRSVFWRHGQPLLVAEGFMPGFWDKAGDRRPA; encoded by the coding sequence ATGAAGATTCCTCACCCCCGCAGTCGCGGCTGGACGCCGCACCCCCTACCCGCCTGCACCCCCACCCAGAAGTTCTGGCTGTTCCGCCCCGGCGCATTGACCGCCGGCCTGCGCCAGCTGGGCGAATTCCGCCTGCGCGTGCTGGCCGAATATGCGCAGGCCGCGCCCGCCGACGAAGCGCGGGCCATGCGGCTGCGCCCCGGCTCGATGGTCTGGGTGCGTGAAGTCCTGATGTCGGTCGATGGCATCGACGCCGTGGCCGCGCGCAGCCTGACCCCGCTGGAGGCCTCGCGCGGCATATGGCAGGGCATGCGCCGCCTGCGCACCCGGCCCTTGGCCGATATGCTGTACCACGACCGCACCGTGCGCCGCACCGCCTTCGAATGCCGCCGCCTGGCGCCGGGCGTTCCCTTCTACGCCACCGCGCGCGCAGTCGTCGCCGAAGCGGCGGACGGCTCGGCGGATGGCAAGGTGGTGGACATCCGGTACTGGCCGCGCGGCGCGAACTTGAACATGAACGCGAACCCGCACGGCGCGCGGCAGGCGGCCATCGACCGCGCGTCGCGCATCCTGGCGCGGCGGTCGGTGTTCTGGCGCCACGGACAGCCCTTGCTGGTGGCGGAAGGCTTCATGCCCGGGTTCTGGGACAAGGCCGGCGATCGCCGCCCCGCATAG
- a CDS encoding mandelate racemase/muconate lactonizing enzyme family protein, with protein sequence MQPMPIHGEADDAPELAIADIQAWATSFPVPPAHSVRLGVGRTLKRDAVVVKVTTAGGLVGWGESHHGRAHSSIAHFVNHALRPMVLDMNAADVNGVWQRVYTRQLASHGIGAGCAIAMSGLDMALWDIRARAVGWPLYRLLGGAARRIPAYAGGVALGWQEPAALVEEAGTHVRAGYKAVKLRLGDSVTRDIARVRAVREAFGADLAILADANAAYTLDDARQAIPALDDLGVGWLEEPFPAHDYRNYERARAFGRIAFAAGENHYTRFEFNRLVDDRVVDVLQPDLSKTGGITETLRIAALGSAYKLKVHPHSSMTGINMAATLHVLAALDHGGYFEADVSRGNLFRDALVATPFAIGEDGCVAPPSGAGIGVEVDEAFLSAHPPIEGPAYA encoded by the coding sequence ATGCAGCCCATGCCGATACATGGCGAGGCCGACGACGCCCCGGAACTCGCGATCGCCGACATCCAGGCCTGGGCCACGTCCTTTCCGGTGCCGCCGGCGCACAGCGTGCGCCTGGGCGTGGGCCGCACGCTGAAGCGCGATGCCGTGGTCGTGAAGGTGACGACCGCGGGCGGCCTGGTGGGATGGGGCGAATCGCATCACGGCCGCGCCCATTCCAGCATCGCGCATTTCGTCAATCACGCGCTCCGGCCCATGGTGCTGGACATGAACGCGGCCGACGTCAATGGCGTCTGGCAACGCGTCTACACGCGGCAGCTTGCCAGCCATGGCATCGGCGCGGGCTGCGCCATCGCCATGAGCGGTCTGGATATGGCGCTGTGGGATATCCGCGCCAGGGCGGTCGGCTGGCCCTTGTATCGCCTGCTGGGCGGCGCGGCCCGGCGCATCCCCGCCTACGCCGGCGGCGTGGCGCTCGGTTGGCAGGAGCCGGCCGCGCTGGTGGAAGAAGCCGGCACGCACGTGCGCGCGGGATACAAGGCCGTCAAGCTGCGGTTGGGCGATTCCGTCACCCGCGATATCGCACGCGTGCGGGCCGTGCGCGAGGCCTTCGGCGCCGATCTGGCCATCCTGGCCGACGCCAATGCCGCCTATACGCTGGACGATGCGCGCCAGGCGATACCCGCCCTGGACGACCTGGGCGTGGGCTGGCTGGAAGAACCGTTTCCCGCCCATGACTACCGCAATTACGAACGCGCCCGCGCCTTCGGCCGGATCGCCTTCGCGGCGGGCGAGAACCACTACACGCGCTTCGAATTCAACCGGCTGGTGGATGACCGGGTGGTCGACGTCCTGCAGCCCGATCTGTCCAAGACCGGCGGCATCACGGAAACCTTGCGCATCGCGGCGCTGGGCTCGGCCTACAAGCTGAAGGTGCATCCGCATTCGTCGATGACGGGCATCAATATGGCGGCCACCCTGCATGTGCTGGCGGCGCTCGACCACGGCGGCTATTTCGAGGCCGACGTATCGCGCGGCAATCTTTTTCGCGACGCGCTCGTGGCCACGCCTTTCGCCATCGGCGAGGACGGCTGCGTCGCGCCGCCATCCGGGGCGGGTATCGGCGTGGAGGTCGACGAGGCTTTCCTGTCGGCGCATCCGCCCATCGAAGGGCCGGCTTACGCCTGA
- a CDS encoding pseudouridine synthase, whose translation MEKVRISKLMSERGLCSRREADSYIERGWVRVDGEVVAELGAKAYPSQTITLERAAQARQQERVTILIHKPMGYVSGQAEDGYQPAAALINPRSRAANDRSPLRFDRAHLRGLAVAGRLDIDSTGLLVLTQDGRIAKQLIGEDSGIEKEYLVRVQGRLGEQGLALLNHGLSLDGKPLKPAKVSWQNQDQLRFILREGKKRQIRRMCELVGLKVIGLKRVRIGRVMLGDLQPGQWRYLRDDERF comes from the coding sequence ATGGAAAAAGTACGTATCTCCAAGCTCATGTCGGAACGCGGCCTGTGTTCCCGGCGCGAGGCCGACAGCTATATCGAGCGCGGCTGGGTGCGCGTGGATGGCGAGGTCGTCGCCGAACTGGGCGCGAAGGCCTACCCCAGCCAGACCATCACGCTGGAGCGCGCCGCCCAGGCGCGGCAGCAGGAGCGCGTCACCATCCTGATCCACAAGCCCATGGGCTACGTCTCCGGGCAGGCGGAAGACGGCTACCAGCCGGCCGCCGCCTTGATCAATCCGCGGTCGCGGGCCGCCAACGACCGTTCGCCGCTGCGTTTCGATCGTGCCCACTTGCGCGGGCTGGCCGTCGCGGGCCGCCTGGATATCGATTCCACCGGCCTGCTGGTGCTGACCCAGGACGGCCGCATCGCCAAGCAGTTGATCGGCGAGGATTCCGGCATCGAAAAAGAGTACCTGGTGCGGGTGCAGGGGCGCCTGGGCGAGCAGGGCCTGGCGCTGCTGAACCACGGCCTGTCGCTGGACGGCAAGCCATTGAAGCCCGCCAAGGTGTCCTGGCAGAACCAGGACCAGCTGCGCTTCATCCTGAGGGAAGGCAAGAAGCGCCAGATCCGCCGCATGTGCGAACTGGTGGGACTGAAAGTCATCGGCCTAAAGCGCGTGCGCATCGGCCGCGTCATGCTGGGCGACCTGCAGCCGGGCCAATGGCGCTATCTGCGCGACGACGAGCGCTTCTGA
- a CDS encoding winged helix-turn-helix transcriptional regulator: MTDPTVDHDPKVCEKVSGVLSRIADRWSMRVMGRLRGGPLRFSEIKRATDGISQRMLTLTLRNLERDGLLKRTVFPAVPPRVEYELTQLGASMMASIDPLGNWTISHLDAIEAARSDFDQRGNDEASPDSGPGTYVSRVHRIQ; this comes from the coding sequence GTGACCGACCCCACTGTTGACCATGATCCCAAGGTCTGCGAGAAAGTCTCCGGCGTGCTGTCGCGCATCGCCGACCGCTGGTCCATGCGCGTCATGGGGCGCCTGCGTGGCGGGCCGCTCCGGTTCAGCGAAATCAAGCGCGCCACCGACGGCATTTCGCAGCGCATGCTGACCTTGACGCTGCGCAACCTGGAACGTGACGGCCTGCTCAAGCGGACGGTATTTCCCGCGGTCCCGCCGCGCGTGGAGTACGAGTTGACCCAACTGGGCGCATCCATGATGGCGTCGATCGATCCGCTGGGCAATTGGACAATCAGCCATCTCGATGCCATCGAGGCGGCGCGCAGCGATTTCGACCAGCGCGGAAACGACGAGGCCAGCCCCGATTCCGGTCCGGGGACCTACGTGTCCAGGGTGCATCGCATCCAGTGA
- a CDS encoding Bug family tripartite tricarboxylate transporter substrate binding protein, translating to MQNRNFARRRGALLAMAGMALAAALANAPAAAADAGSYPDNPIRIIVPYTPGGFNDTMARVLGKKLTEAWHQPAIVENRPGAGTVVGTEAGARATPDGYTLVVVGFPLVVNQYIYPKLPYDTKRDFLPVLLAGETPNVLLVRSESPIKSLPDLVARAKANPGKMNYASAGSGTSLHLAMEYFKNVTGTDMNQIPYKGSAPMVTALLGGQVDVMFDNLPNALPQIKAGKMRALGITTARRLPSVPDIPTVAEQGYPGFEVSVWYGLAAPRGTPKPIVEKLNAQLNKALRDQDVKSVFDAQGVQILGGSTADFEKFFQAQDGKWEPVIKKAGIRAE from the coding sequence ATGCAGAACAGGAATTTCGCGCGCCGCCGCGGCGCATTGCTGGCCATGGCAGGCATGGCCCTGGCCGCCGCGCTCGCCAATGCGCCGGCCGCTGCTGCCGACGCGGGCAGTTACCCGGACAACCCGATACGCATCATCGTGCCGTATACGCCCGGCGGCTTCAACGACACCATGGCGCGCGTGCTGGGCAAGAAGCTGACCGAAGCCTGGCACCAGCCGGCCATCGTGGAAAACCGGCCGGGCGCCGGCACCGTGGTGGGCACGGAAGCGGGCGCCCGTGCCACGCCGGACGGCTATACGCTGGTGGTGGTGGGCTTCCCGCTGGTGGTGAACCAATACATCTATCCCAAGCTGCCGTACGACACGAAGCGCGACTTCCTGCCGGTATTGCTGGCGGGCGAGACACCCAACGTGCTGCTGGTGCGCAGCGAATCGCCCATCAAGTCGCTGCCCGACCTGGTGGCCCGGGCCAAGGCGAATCCCGGCAAGATGAACTATGCGTCCGCCGGCAGCGGGACGTCGCTGCACCTGGCGATGGAGTACTTCAAGAACGTGACCGGCACGGACATGAACCAGATTCCGTACAAGGGCAGCGCGCCCATGGTCACGGCCCTGCTGGGCGGACAGGTCGACGTCATGTTCGACAACCTGCCCAACGCCTTGCCGCAGATCAAGGCGGGCAAGATGCGCGCCCTGGGCATCACCACGGCCAGGCGCCTGCCGTCGGTGCCCGACATCCCGACGGTGGCCGAACAAGGGTATCCCGGCTTCGAGGTCTCGGTCTGGTATGGCCTGGCGGCGCCGCGCGGCACCCCCAAGCCCATCGTCGAGAAGCTCAACGCGCAGTTGAACAAGGCCTTGCGGGACCAGGACGTGAAATCGGTGTTCGACGCGCAAGGCGTCCAGATACTGGGCGGATCCACGGCCGACTTCGAGAAGTTCTTCCAGGCGCAGGACGGCAAATGGGAGCCGGTGATCAAGAAGGCCGGTATCCGGGCCGAGTGA
- a CDS encoding tripartite tricarboxylate transporter substrate binding protein: MHAFRFAVSRSLLSTLTAALLGASLIMGPGLARAQNESYPSKPVRIVVPYPVGGFNDTLGRLVAAKLGPMWKQTVIVENKPGGGTVIGTQTVAMSPPDGYTLLVVQFPFASNPSLYKLPYDTEKAFTPVILAGRSPMMLVTHAGSPLRSLKDVLAAAKAKPGALNYGSSGPGSSNHLAMALFENMSGTRMTQVPYKGSTPMLTDLAGGQFDVAMDLLPNALPFLKSGKVRPLAVASAKRSPLMPELPTSAEAGLPGYEVESWHGFVVPAGTPPAIVDKLNRDLNQVLAMPDVKEAFAQQGVVPDGGTPEAFRTFIATQVALWKKVVRDGHITVE, translated from the coding sequence ATGCATGCATTCCGGTTCGCGGTGAGCCGCAGCCTTCTATCGACGTTGACCGCGGCCCTGCTGGGCGCGAGCCTGATCATGGGCCCGGGCCTGGCGCGGGCCCAGAATGAATCCTATCCGTCCAAGCCGGTGCGCATCGTGGTGCCGTATCCCGTGGGCGGTTTCAACGACACCCTGGGGCGCCTGGTCGCCGCCAAGCTCGGACCCATGTGGAAGCAGACGGTCATCGTCGAGAACAAGCCCGGCGGCGGCACGGTGATCGGCACGCAGACCGTGGCGATGTCGCCGCCCGATGGCTACACGCTGCTGGTGGTGCAGTTTCCCTTCGCGTCGAATCCTTCGCTGTACAAGCTGCCCTACGACACCGAAAAGGCCTTCACGCCGGTGATCCTGGCGGGCCGGTCGCCCATGATGCTGGTGACGCACGCGGGCAGTCCCCTGCGCAGCCTGAAGGACGTGCTGGCGGCCGCCAAGGCCAAGCCGGGCGCCTTGAACTACGGGTCGTCGGGCCCGGGCTCGTCCAATCACCTGGCGATGGCCCTGTTCGAGAACATGTCCGGCACCCGCATGACGCAGGTGCCCTACAAGGGCAGCACCCCCATGCTGACCGACCTGGCCGGCGGCCAGTTCGACGTGGCCATGGACCTGCTGCCCAACGCGCTGCCTTTCCTGAAGTCCGGCAAGGTGCGGCCGCTGGCGGTGGCCAGCGCGAAGCGTTCGCCGCTGATGCCGGAACTGCCGACGTCGGCCGAAGCCGGCCTGCCGGGCTATGAGGTCGAGTCCTGGCACGGCTTCGTCGTGCCGGCGGGCACGCCGCCAGCCATCGTCGACAAGCTCAATCGCGACCTGAACCAGGTGCTGGCCATGCCCGACGTCAAGGAGGCCTTTGCCCAGCAGGGCGTGGTGCCCGACGGCGGCACGCCGGAGGCCTTCCGCACGTTCATCGCGACGCAGGTGGCCTTGTGGAAGAAGGTCGTTCGCGACGGCCACATCACTGTCGAATGA
- a CDS encoding FMN-dependent NADH-azoreductase, with protein sequence MKLLHIDASITAPQSVSRTLSDAIVQRLRHTIPDLAITRRDLHADPLPHLSLATLPSSHPMVAATADSERAVAASQAVLDEFLAADIVVVGVPMYNFTIPSQLKAWIDRLLVPGQTFAYGADGVKGLAGGKRVILALARGGAYGPESPAAAAEHAESYLRTVFGFIGITAPEVIVAEGLQMGADQRARALEDAQRAVQAL encoded by the coding sequence ATGAAGCTTCTGCACATCGACGCCAGCATCACCGCGCCCCAGTCCGTCAGCCGTACGCTGTCCGACGCCATCGTACAGCGGCTGCGCCATACGATACCCGACCTGGCAATCACGCGCCGCGACCTCCACGCCGATCCGCTCCCGCATCTGTCCCTGGCCACCCTGCCGTCCAGCCATCCCATGGTGGCCGCGACCGCCGACAGCGAACGGGCCGTCGCTGCCAGCCAGGCGGTGCTGGACGAATTCCTGGCGGCCGACATCGTCGTGGTGGGCGTGCCCATGTACAACTTCACCATCCCCAGCCAGTTGAAAGCCTGGATCGATCGCCTCCTGGTGCCGGGCCAGACCTTCGCCTACGGCGCGGATGGCGTCAAAGGCCTGGCCGGCGGCAAGCGCGTCATCCTGGCCCTGGCGCGCGGCGGCGCCTATGGCCCGGAATCGCCCGCGGCGGCGGCCGAGCATGCCGAGTCCTACCTGCGCACGGTATTCGGTTTCATCGGAATCACCGCGCCCGAAGTCATCGTGGCCGAAGGCCTGCAAATGGGGGCGGATCAGCGCGCCCGCGCCCTGGAAGATGCCCAGCGCGCCGTCCAGGCGCTGTAG
- a CDS encoding YaeQ family protein has product MALRATIYKADLNIADNDRRYYGSHAVTVARHPSETDERMMVRMLAYALNADESLAFTKGLSETDEPDVWRKDLTGAIELWIEVGQPDERRILKACGRAEQVLVYCYGGHASQIWWDGIRDRLSRARNLKVINLPAQQTQALGELAERTMSLDLNVQDGEVYVTAAAGSVVVVPETWRE; this is encoded by the coding sequence ATGGCATTGCGCGCGACCATCTACAAAGCGGACCTGAATATCGCGGACAACGATCGCCGGTATTACGGCAGCCATGCCGTGACCGTCGCCCGGCATCCGTCGGAAACCGACGAGCGCATGATGGTGCGCATGCTGGCCTATGCCTTGAATGCCGATGAATCGCTGGCCTTCACCAAGGGCCTGAGCGAAACGGATGAGCCCGACGTCTGGCGCAAGGACCTGACCGGCGCCATCGAGTTGTGGATAGAGGTCGGGCAGCCCGACGAACGGCGTATTCTCAAGGCCTGCGGTCGCGCGGAGCAGGTGCTGGTCTATTGCTACGGCGGCCACGCCAGCCAGATCTGGTGGGACGGCATACGCGATCGTCTCTCCCGCGCGCGCAACCTGAAGGTGATCAATCTGCCGGCGCAGCAGACGCAGGCGCTGGGCGAACTGGCCGAGCGCACCATGTCGCTGGACCTGAACGTGCAGGACGGCGAGGTCTACGTGACCGCGGCCGCCGGCAGCGTGGTCGTCGTGCCGGAGACCTGGCGCGAGTGA
- a CDS encoding aldehyde dehydrogenase family protein: MESRQASNLIDGQWRPAQGGQWGDSLNPADGSVLGRYAASERVDADDAIAAARRAFDQPSWAQNPRLRQMVMLRWADAMEARADTLARLLTLENGKVLAQSRGEIAGAVSEIRYYAGLARYLPGHVFEVEPGAFSTLLKEPAGVAGIIVPWNAPAVLLIRSLAPALAAGCTAVIKPAPQTALLSAALIAALHEAPGLPPGVVNLVSEAGHAVAARLVESADVDVISFTGSNAVGQRIMAAAAPTMKKLSLELGGKSSCLVFEDADIATAASALAAAATIISGQQCTAARRVLVHARHYDAMKRALADALRAQRVGPGLSEGASMGPLIDVAAADSVGARIARAMEAADEVVLRGERLGGALAGGAFLSPTLVAHRDTGAFFIQEEIFGPLVVIERFEDEAEAIARANHSEYGLSASVWTRDGARAMRVARALKNGTVWINEHNKLFAEAETGGYRRSGLGRLHGYDALIDFQEIKHIYQQVGVA; encoded by the coding sequence ATGGAATCCAGGCAGGCGAGCAATCTGATCGACGGGCAATGGCGCCCGGCGCAAGGCGGCCAGTGGGGCGATAGCCTGAACCCAGCGGACGGCAGCGTGCTGGGGCGCTATGCCGCGTCCGAGCGCGTCGACGCCGATGACGCGATCGCGGCGGCGCGGCGCGCCTTCGACCAGCCGTCGTGGGCGCAGAATCCGCGGCTGCGGCAGATGGTGATGCTGCGCTGGGCCGACGCGATGGAGGCGCGCGCCGACACGCTGGCGCGGCTGCTGACGCTGGAGAACGGCAAGGTGCTGGCGCAGTCGCGCGGCGAGATCGCCGGTGCGGTATCCGAGATCCGCTATTACGCCGGGCTGGCGCGTTATCTTCCGGGTCATGTGTTCGAGGTCGAGCCCGGCGCGTTTTCGACGCTGTTGAAGGAGCCCGCCGGCGTGGCCGGCATCATCGTGCCGTGGAACGCGCCCGCGGTGCTGTTGATCCGCTCGCTGGCGCCGGCGCTGGCCGCCGGCTGCACGGCGGTGATCAAGCCGGCGCCGCAGACCGCGCTGCTGAGCGCCGCCTTGATCGCCGCGCTGCACGAGGCCCCCGGCCTGCCGCCCGGTGTGGTCAACCTGGTCAGCGAAGCGGGACATGCCGTGGCCGCGCGGCTGGTGGAGTCGGCGGACGTGGACGTCATCAGCTTCACCGGTTCGAACGCCGTCGGCCAGCGCATCATGGCCGCGGCCGCGCCCACCATGAAAAAGCTGTCGCTGGAACTCGGCGGCAAGTCGTCCTGCCTGGTGTTCGAGGACGCCGACATCGCCACCGCCGCGTCCGCGCTGGCGGCGGCGGCGACCATCATCAGCGGCCAGCAGTGCACGGCCGCGCGCCGGGTGCTGGTGCATGCGCGGCATTACGACGCCATGAAGCGCGCCTTGGCCGACGCCCTGCGCGCGCAGCGGGTCGGCCCCGGCCTGTCCGAAGGCGCGAGCATGGGGCCGCTGATCGACGTGGCGGCCGCGGACAGCGTAGGCGCGCGCATCGCGCGGGCCATGGAAGCCGCCGATGAGGTCGTGCTGCGCGGCGAGCGCCTGGGCGGCGCCCTGGCGGGCGGCGCGTTCCTGAGTCCCACGCTGGTGGCGCACCGGGACACGGGGGCGTTCTTCATCCAGGAAGAAATATTCGGGCCGCTGGTGGTGATCGAACGCTTCGAGGACGAGGCCGAGGCGATCGCGCGCGCCAACCATTCCGAATACGGCCTGTCGGCCAGCGTATGGACCCGCGACGGCGCCCGCGCGATGCGCGTCGCCCGGGCGCTGAAGAACGGCACCGTGTGGATCAACGAACACAACAAACTGTTCGCCGAAGCGGAGACCGGCGGCTACCGGCGCAGCGGCCTGGGGCGCCTGCATGGCTACGACGCCCTGATCGATTTCCAGGAAATAAAGCACATCTACCAACAGGTGGGGGTCGCCTGA
- a CDS encoding dipeptide ABC transporter ATP-binding protein, with translation MESNRVVDVNDLTVRFKTHDRTVEAVRNVSFHVDRGETLAIVGESGSGKSVTSLALMRLVEYGGGRIVNGSIRLRRRNGEMLDMTAADEATLQRVRGADVAMIFQEPMTSLNPSFTAGVQIAEALRLHQGLDAGEARAETLRMLERVRIPEAKSVLDRYPHQLSGGMRQRVMIAMALSCKPQLLIADEPTTALDVTIQAQILQLIRQLQEEMNMGVIFITHDMGVVAEVADRVLVMYRGDKVEEGGSDEVFAHPRHAYTRALLSAVPRLGAMHGTDEPAPFPLLTVSDVEQGQSAPAPERRVVESTVRRENGPVLKVRDLVTRYDIAGGILGRVQRRVHAVEKVSFDLYPGETLSLVGESGCGKTTTGRSLLQLVHSQGGTIEFDGRNIGALRGAAMQTLRRHIQFIFQDPFGSLDPRMTVGDSIMEPLLIHGVAKGAKAQERVRWLMDKCGLVPEMIGRYPHEFSGGQRQRVCIARALALNPKVVIADESVSALDVSIQAQIVNLLLDLQRELGVSFLFISHDMAVVERVSHRVAVMYLGQIVEIGPRRAIFENPQHPYTRKLMAAVPIADPQRRHRQRSLLVDEIPSPVRKVGDEPVVAPLVEVSPGHYVARHAVGAYPAM, from the coding sequence ATGGAATCGAACCGCGTCGTTGACGTCAACGACCTGACCGTGCGTTTCAAGACGCACGACCGCACCGTCGAAGCCGTGCGCAATGTGTCCTTCCACGTCGATCGCGGCGAAACGCTGGCCATCGTCGGCGAATCCGGGTCGGGCAAGTCGGTGACCTCGCTGGCGCTGATGCGGCTGGTCGAATACGGCGGCGGCAGGATCGTCAACGGCTCGATCCGGCTGCGCCGCCGCAACGGCGAGATGCTGGACATGACGGCCGCCGACGAAGCCACGCTGCAGCGCGTGCGCGGCGCGGACGTCGCCATGATCTTCCAGGAGCCGATGACGTCGCTGAACCCCAGCTTCACGGCCGGCGTGCAGATCGCCGAGGCCCTGCGGCTGCACCAGGGTCTGGATGCCGGGGAGGCGCGTGCCGAGACGCTGCGCATGCTGGAACGGGTGCGCATCCCGGAAGCCAAATCCGTGCTGGACCGCTATCCGCACCAGCTGTCCGGCGGCATGCGCCAGCGCGTGATGATCGCGATGGCGCTGTCGTGCAAGCCGCAGCTGCTGATCGCCGACGAGCCCACCACCGCGCTGGACGTCACGATACAGGCGCAGATCCTGCAACTGATACGCCAGCTGCAGGAAGAGATGAACATGGGCGTGATCTTCATCACGCACGACATGGGCGTGGTGGCGGAAGTCGCCGACCGCGTGCTGGTCATGTACCGCGGCGACAAGGTGGAAGAGGGCGGCTCCGACGAGGTCTTTGCCCATCCGCGCCATGCGTATACGCGGGCGCTGCTGTCGGCGGTGCCGCGCCTGGGCGCCATGCACGGCACGGACGAACCGGCGCCGTTTCCCCTGCTGACCGTCAGCGACGTCGAGCAGGGCCAATCGGCGCCCGCGCCCGAGCGCCGCGTGGTCGAAAGCACGGTGCGGCGGGAAAACGGCCCGGTGCTGAAGGTGCGCGACCTCGTCACGCGCTACGACATCGCCGGCGGCATCCTGGGACGAGTGCAGCGCCGGGTGCATGCGGTGGAAAAGGTCAGCTTCGATCTCTATCCCGGCGAGACGTTGTCGCTGGTCGGCGAATCGGGCTGCGGCAAGACGACGACGGGCCGTTCGCTGTTGCAGCTCGTGCACAGCCAGGGCGGCACCATCGAGTTCGACGGGCGCAATATCGGCGCGCTGCGCGGCGCGGCCATGCAGACGCTGCGCCGGCACATCCAGTTCATTTTCCAGGATCCCTTCGGTTCGCTGGATCCGCGCATGACAGTGGGCGACTCCATCATGGAGCCGCTGCTGATCCACGGCGTGGCCAAGGGCGCGAAGGCGCAGGAGCGCGTGCGCTGGCTGATGGACAAGTGTGGGCTGGTGCCGGAAATGATAGGGCGCTATCCGCACGAGTTTTCCGGCGGCCAGCGCCAGCGCGTGTGCATCGCGCGGGCCCTGGCGCTGAATCCCAAGGTGGTGATCGCCGATGAGTCGGTGTCGGCGCTGGACGTCTCCATCCAGGCGCAGATCGTCAACCTGCTGCTGGATCTGCAGCGCGAGCTGGGCGTGTCGTTCCTGTTCATATCGCACGATATGGCGGTGGTCGAACGTGTCAGCCATCGGGTGGCGGTGATGTATCTGGGGCAGATCGTCGAGATCGGTCCGCGCCGGGCCATCTTCGAGAACCCGCAGCACCCGTACACCAGGAAGCTGATGGCCGCGGTACCGATCGCCGATCCGCAGCGGCGCCATCGCCAGCGTTCGCTGCTGGTCGACGAAATCCCCAGTCCGGTGCGCAAGGTGGGCGACGAGCCTGTCGTCGCGCCGCTGGTCGAGGTGTCGCCCGGCCACTACGTGGCGCGGCATGCGGTCGGGGCCTATCCCGCCATGTGA
- a CDS encoding LysR family transcriptional regulator codes for MEFRQIQYFVCLYEEGSVTRAARRLNIVQPALSMQIAKLEQETGRQLFVRSSSGMQPTPEARQMYRIFMPVLADFARAREQVMQTDAELSGQVRVGMIATIAQGVMVDALMEFTQMHPKVALALVDGYSGGLIDAVAGGQLDAAVINKPRRPLALATEPITEENLVLVTGSQHPGLPADIPLRRLAGLKLVLPTRQHGLRGIIESFAQAEDVDLAPTVEIDSISAILKLVHGSDFASVLPQIAVTSEIALGRVRTHAIVRPRLTRQVVCVTHPRRTPGAAATAFLRVLLAHVHDMATASA; via the coding sequence ATGGAATTCCGGCAGATTCAGTATTTCGTCTGTCTGTACGAGGAAGGCTCGGTGACGCGCGCCGCGCGGCGGCTCAATATCGTGCAACCGGCGTTGAGCATGCAGATCGCCAAGCTCGAGCAGGAGACCGGACGCCAGTTGTTCGTGCGCAGCTCCAGCGGCATGCAACCCACGCCGGAGGCGCGGCAGATGTACCGGATCTTCATGCCGGTGCTCGCCGATTTCGCCCGCGCCCGCGAACAGGTGATGCAGACGGACGCCGAACTGAGCGGCCAGGTGCGCGTGGGCATGATCGCCACCATCGCGCAGGGCGTCATGGTCGATGCCCTGATGGAGTTCACGCAGATGCATCCCAAGGTGGCGTTGGCGCTGGTCGACGGCTACAGCGGCGGCCTGATCGACGCGGTGGCCGGCGGGCAGCTGGACGCCGCGGTCATCAACAAGCCGCGCCGGCCGCTGGCCCTGGCGACCGAACCGATCACCGAGGAAAACCTGGTGCTGGTCACGGGCAGCCAGCATCCTGGCCTGCCGGCCGACATCCCGCTGCGCCGCCTGGCGGGATTGAAGCTGGTGCTGCCCACGCGCCAGCATGGCTTGCGCGGCATCATCGAAAGCTTCGCCCAGGCGGAAGACGTGGATCTGGCGCCCACCGTGGAAATCGATTCGATCAGCGCCATCCTGAAGCTGGTGCACGGCAGCGACTTCGCATCGGTGCTGCCGCAGATCGCGGTGACCAGCGAAATCGCCCTGGGCCGCGTGCGCACCCATGCCATCGTGCGGCCGCGCCTGACGCGGCAGGTCGTGTGCGTGACGCACCCGCGCCGCACGCCCGGCGCGGCGGCCACAGCCTTCCTGCGGGTGCTATTGGCGCACGTGCACGATATGGCGACCGCGTCCGCCTGA